From one Shewanella sp. GD04112 genomic stretch:
- a CDS encoding DUF885 domain-containing protein, translated as MPIKTNISLVAFTLSALLALPSHAVPTLSDSQNVASTSVAAQSESEKANALFETIFMENIMASPIAQTYMGIKQDYDKWDDIGDEADARELARTKKQLAEVNQLDASKLDPQTRLSLTLLTQNLNNDIKDYQWRYHNYPVNQMHGGHSMIASFLINQHQITDVSDAKAYISRLNGVPKRLSQLQQALEIRADKGIIAPKFVFGYVISDSQNIIKGAPFDKGEDSALLADFRKKVNALSISETEKAQLIADAEKALVSEVEPAYKTLIAYIKTLEAKADTRDGVWKLPDGEAFYNNALARTTTTHMTADEIHQLGLAEVERIHNEMRAIMKKVNFNGTLQEFFAFMRDDPQFYYPNTAEGKAAYLADATKLIDNMRSRLDEVFKVKPKAAMIVKQVEAFREKSAGKAFYEQPAPDGSRPGSYYANLYDMKAMPKYQMEALAYHEGIPGHHMQIAISQELKDIPKFRKFGGYTAYIEGWGLYSESFPKEMGLYADPYSDFGRLAMELWRACRLVVDTGIHAKKWTREQGIAYYVDNTPNATSDAKKMVERHIVMPSQATAYKVGMIKLLELRHKAEKQLGDKFDIRDFHTLVLANGALPLDVLEEQVDQWIASVNKA; from the coding sequence ATGCCAATAAAAACGAACATCAGCTTAGTCGCATTTACTCTCTCCGCCCTGCTTGCACTGCCTTCTCATGCGGTGCCTACCTTAAGTGACTCACAAAATGTGGCCAGTACCAGTGTTGCCGCCCAAAGCGAGTCAGAAAAAGCCAACGCCTTGTTTGAAACCATCTTCATGGAAAACATCATGGCAAGCCCCATTGCGCAAACCTATATGGGCATTAAGCAAGACTATGATAAGTGGGACGATATTGGCGATGAGGCGGATGCCCGTGAGTTGGCGCGAACCAAGAAACAGCTAGCCGAAGTGAATCAACTGGATGCGAGTAAGCTTGATCCACAAACTCGCCTAAGCCTGACGTTACTCACTCAAAACCTTAATAACGATATCAAAGACTATCAGTGGCGCTACCATAACTACCCAGTGAATCAGATGCATGGTGGCCACTCGATGATAGCCTCCTTCCTGATTAATCAACACCAGATCACCGATGTCAGCGATGCTAAGGCCTATATCAGCCGCTTAAATGGCGTGCCCAAACGCTTAAGCCAACTGCAACAGGCGCTCGAGATCCGCGCAGATAAAGGCATTATTGCCCCTAAATTTGTGTTCGGCTACGTGATTTCTGACAGCCAAAACATCATTAAAGGCGCCCCCTTTGATAAAGGCGAAGACAGTGCGTTGTTGGCGGATTTTCGCAAAAAAGTGAATGCGCTCAGCATCTCTGAAACAGAAAAAGCCCAGCTTATTGCCGATGCAGAAAAAGCACTGGTCTCGGAAGTTGAGCCCGCATACAAGACGCTTATCGCCTATATCAAAACCTTAGAAGCCAAGGCCGATACCCGCGATGGGGTTTGGAAACTCCCCGACGGCGAGGCGTTTTATAACAATGCCCTTGCGCGCACCACGACTACCCACATGACGGCGGATGAGATCCATCAACTTGGTCTTGCCGAAGTGGAGCGCATCCATAATGAAATGCGCGCCATTATGAAAAAGGTGAATTTTAACGGCACCTTGCAAGAGTTCTTCGCCTTTATGCGCGATGATCCGCAGTTCTATTATCCAAATACCGCCGAAGGCAAAGCGGCATATTTAGCCGATGCAACCAAGCTTATCGATAATATGCGCTCACGCTTGGATGAAGTCTTTAAGGTCAAGCCTAAGGCGGCCATGATAGTCAAACAGGTTGAAGCCTTTAGGGAAAAGTCCGCGGGTAAAGCCTTCTATGAACAACCGGCGCCCGATGGCTCTCGCCCTGGCAGCTACTATGCCAACCTCTACGATATGAAAGCCATGCCCAAATACCAGATGGAAGCACTGGCTTACCATGAAGGGATCCCTGGGCACCATATGCAAATCGCTATCTCACAGGAGCTAAAGGATATTCCTAAGTTCCGTAAGTTCGGTGGCTATACCGCCTATATCGAAGGTTGGGGGCTCTACAGTGAGTCTTTCCCGAAGGAGATGGGCTTATATGCCGACCCTTACTCCGATTTTGGTCGACTGGCGATGGAGTTATGGCGAGCTTGTCGTTTAGTGGTCGATACCGGGATCCACGCAAAAAAATGGACCCGCGAACAAGGGATAGCTTATTACGTCGATAATACCCCTAACGCAACATCCGATGCGAAGAAAATGGTCGAACGTCATATCGTTATGCCATCACAAGCTACTGCCTATAAAGTTGGAATGATTAAGTTACTCGAGTTAAGACACAAGGCGGAAAAACAACTGGGTGATAAGTTTGATATCCGGGATTTCCATACTTTAGTCTTGGCAAATGGCGCGCTGCCTTTAGATGTACTGGAAGAGCAAGTCGATCAATGGATTGCTAGCGTTAACAAAGCCTAA
- the hemW gene encoding radical SAM family heme chaperone HemW has translation MSVNVSPQLTLPPLSLYIHIPWCVQKCPYCDFNSHGQNGELPQKAYVDALLADLRQDLHLVQGRKLHTIFIGGGTPSLFDANQIKRILDGANALIPFSDDIEITMEANPGTLEHDDFSAYRAAGVTRLSIGVQSFSKDKLNLLGRIHDQNEAQTAAQKASQAGYLSFNLDLMHGLPNQSFAEAMADIDTAAALNPPHLSWYQLTIEPNTLFHSKPPQLPDDEDLWQIYEQGQQKLAALGYEQYEISAYAKPGYQCRHNLNYWQFGDYLGIGCGAHGKVTLPEENRIIRTVKIKHPKGYLAADNYHFEQSEVAEEDRALEYLMNRLRLMTPIPKQEFEDRTGLHRDTLKEGMEKAKQRGLLTESAEHWQLTSKGHMFVNDLLTQFC, from the coding sequence ATGTCAGTGAATGTGTCACCTCAGTTAACCCTGCCGCCGTTGAGCTTGTACATCCATATCCCTTGGTGTGTACAAAAATGCCCTTACTGCGACTTTAACTCCCATGGGCAAAATGGCGAATTACCCCAAAAGGCCTATGTGGATGCGCTGCTAGCGGACTTACGCCAAGACTTGCACTTAGTCCAAGGCCGTAAGCTGCACACCATTTTTATTGGTGGTGGAACGCCGTCTCTGTTTGATGCCAATCAAATCAAACGGATATTGGATGGCGCCAATGCGCTAATTCCCTTCAGTGACGATATTGAAATCACCATGGAGGCCAACCCAGGCACCCTAGAGCACGATGACTTTAGTGCCTACCGCGCCGCAGGGGTCACCCGGTTATCCATTGGAGTACAGAGTTTCTCTAAGGATAAGCTCAATCTGCTGGGGCGGATCCACGATCAAAACGAAGCCCAAACCGCCGCCCAAAAAGCCAGCCAAGCGGGTTATTTAAGTTTTAACTTGGATTTGATGCACGGACTTCCGAATCAAAGTTTTGCTGAGGCCATGGCGGATATCGATACCGCTGCGGCGCTCAATCCGCCGCATTTGTCTTGGTATCAACTGACGATTGAGCCCAATACCCTGTTCCACTCAAAACCGCCGCAACTACCCGACGATGAAGATCTCTGGCAGATCTACGAACAAGGGCAACAAAAGTTAGCGGCACTCGGTTATGAGCAGTATGAAATCTCGGCCTATGCCAAACCCGGCTATCAATGCAGACATAACCTTAACTATTGGCAGTTTGGCGATTATTTAGGCATAGGCTGCGGTGCCCATGGCAAAGTGACCTTGCCCGAAGAAAATCGCATTATCCGCACGGTCAAAATCAAACACCCTAAGGGTTATTTAGCTGCCGACAACTATCACTTCGAGCAGAGTGAGGTCGCCGAAGAAGATCGCGCCCTCGAATACTTGATGAATCGTCTGCGCTTAATGACGCCTATTCCTAAGCAAGAGTTTGAAGACAGAACTGGTTTACACCGAGATACGTTGAAAGAGGGAATGGAAAAGGCCAAACAACGGGGTTTACTGACCGAATCGGCTGAACATTGGCAATTAACCAGTAAAGGTCACATGTTTGTGAACGATTTACTGACGCAATTTTGTTAA
- the rdgB gene encoding RdgB/HAM1 family non-canonical purine NTP pyrophosphatase, with protein MQQIVLASGNKGKLAEFDQMLAAYGVKVLPQSQFNVSEVAETGTTFVENAIIKARHAAQITGLAAIADDSGLEVDLLQGAPGIYSARYAGENAKDQDNVLKLLDTLKDNPAPRTARFQCVLVYMRHAKDPTPIICQASWEGQIDFVQRGDNGHGYDPIFIPEHHDCSAAQLSSDEKNALSHRGKALVQLIAAMQEKGVFTDGNAQ; from the coding sequence ATGCAACAAATCGTCCTCGCCAGTGGCAATAAAGGTAAACTTGCCGAATTCGATCAAATGCTCGCCGCCTATGGCGTAAAAGTGCTGCCACAAAGCCAATTTAACGTTAGCGAAGTGGCCGAAACGGGCACCACCTTTGTCGAAAACGCCATTATCAAAGCCAGACATGCGGCGCAAATTACTGGACTTGCCGCCATTGCCGATGACTCGGGATTAGAAGTCGATTTACTCCAAGGCGCACCGGGGATCTACTCTGCGCGCTATGCGGGGGAAAATGCCAAGGATCAAGACAATGTGTTAAAACTCTTAGACACATTAAAGGATAATCCTGCGCCGCGTACGGCCAGATTCCAATGTGTTTTAGTCTATATGCGCCATGCCAAGGACCCAACGCCCATCATTTGCCAAGCCTCGTGGGAAGGCCAAATCGATTTCGTGCAACGGGGTGACAACGGCCATGGTTACGATCCGATTTTTATTCCAGAACACCATGATTGCAGCGCAGCCCAATTGAGCAGTGACGAGAAAAATGCCTTGAGTCACCGTGGTAAAGCTTTAGTGCAACTGATTGCTGCCATGCAGGAAAAAGGCGTATTTACCGACGGGAACGCCCAATAA